A single genomic interval of Agromyces cerinus harbors:
- a CDS encoding DEAD/DEAH box helicase produces MSLSPAERYALSRQQRRQPRLADFVAGQRFDLDPFQLAACSALDEGRSVLVAAPTGAGKTIIAEFAVFLAMQEQGAKVFYTTPIKALSNQKYQEFVDTWGAESVGLLTGDTNVNSGARIVVMTTEVLRNMLYADSPLLDRLAYVVMDEVHYLADRFRGAVWEEVIIHLPEAVRLVSLSATVSNAEEFGDWLQAVRGDTDVIVSEERPVPLEQHVIVKSKMLDLFDSSGQAATNRVNPELKQLARAGGRSISGRSTRGQRGGDRGRYHRDARSGNGRADRPEVVAMLQGKNLLPAIVFIFSRVGCDQAVRQVLRSGIRLTESAERAEIRQIVESRARMLRDEDLAVLGYWEWLEGLERGVAAHHAGMLPAFKEIVEELFQLKLLKVVFATETLALGVNMPARSVVLEKLEKFNGEARVPITPGEYTQLTGRAGRRGIDVEGHSVIQWVDGLDPEAVAALASRRSYPLNSSFRPTYNMAVNLIDQFGRERTRQILELSFAQFQADRAVVDLARTLRKQEESMAGFEQAMRCHLGDFGEYAALRRRIGEIERQSSKGNPTHAQRDRMQRELTAARKAMRAHPCHGCAERESHARWAERWWRLKTEHEQLSRQIRTRTGQVAKRFDRVTEVLESLGYLDRDASGALVSTSSGRILKRIYGERDLLVAECLRRGIWDGLDEAGIAAMAASLVYEPRRDDSNVEYRLPRGRFREAFERTTDTWAVLDDIERDHRLPGSEVPSPALASAMHAWARGTSLGTVLADTELAAGDFVRLSKQVVDLLDQVSIVADAELGATARSAIDAVRRGVVAYGAPA; encoded by the coding sequence ATGAGCCTCTCGCCGGCCGAGCGTTACGCGCTCTCCCGTCAGCAACGCCGCCAGCCGCGTCTCGCCGACTTCGTCGCGGGCCAGCGTTTCGACCTCGACCCGTTCCAGCTCGCCGCCTGCAGCGCGCTCGACGAGGGGCGCAGCGTGCTCGTTGCCGCGCCCACGGGCGCGGGCAAGACGATCATCGCCGAGTTCGCGGTGTTCCTCGCCATGCAGGAGCAGGGCGCGAAGGTCTTCTACACGACCCCGATCAAGGCGCTCTCGAACCAGAAGTACCAGGAGTTCGTCGACACCTGGGGGGCCGAATCGGTCGGCCTCCTCACCGGAGACACGAACGTCAACTCGGGTGCGCGCATCGTCGTGATGACGACCGAGGTGCTCCGCAACATGCTGTACGCCGACTCGCCGCTGCTCGACCGTCTCGCGTACGTGGTGATGGACGAGGTGCACTACCTCGCCGACCGCTTCCGCGGCGCTGTCTGGGAAGAGGTCATCATCCACCTCCCCGAGGCGGTGCGGCTCGTCTCCCTGTCGGCCACCGTCTCGAACGCCGAGGAGTTCGGCGACTGGCTGCAGGCGGTTCGCGGTGACACCGACGTCATCGTCTCAGAGGAGCGGCCCGTGCCGCTCGAACAGCACGTGATCGTGAAGTCGAAGATGCTCGATCTCTTCGACTCGTCGGGGCAGGCGGCGACGAATCGCGTGAATCCCGAGCTCAAGCAGCTCGCGCGAGCGGGCGGGCGATCGATCTCCGGCCGCTCGACTCGCGGGCAGCGGGGCGGCGACCGCGGTCGCTACCACCGTGATGCGCGCAGCGGCAATGGGCGTGCAGATCGACCCGAGGTCGTCGCGATGCTGCAGGGAAAGAACCTGCTGCCGGCGATCGTGTTCATCTTCTCGCGGGTCGGGTGCGATCAGGCGGTGCGTCAGGTGCTGCGCAGCGGCATCCGTCTCACCGAATCCGCCGAGCGCGCCGAGATCCGGCAGATCGTCGAATCACGCGCACGCATGCTCCGCGATGAGGACCTCGCGGTGCTCGGCTACTGGGAGTGGCTCGAGGGACTCGAGCGCGGCGTCGCCGCCCACCACGCGGGCATGCTCCCCGCGTTCAAGGAGATCGTCGAGGAGCTCTTCCAGCTGAAGCTGCTGAAGGTCGTCTTCGCGACCGAGACACTCGCGCTCGGCGTCAACATGCCCGCGCGCTCGGTGGTGCTCGAGAAGCTCGAGAAGTTCAACGGCGAGGCGCGGGTGCCGATCACGCCGGGGGAGTACACCCAGCTGACGGGTCGTGCCGGCCGCCGCGGCATCGACGTCGAGGGGCACTCGGTCATCCAGTGGGTCGACGGGCTCGACCCCGAGGCCGTAGCCGCGCTCGCCTCCCGGCGCAGCTACCCGCTCAACTCGAGCTTCCGGCCCACGTACAACATGGCCGTCAACCTCATCGATCAGTTCGGTCGTGAGCGCACGCGCCAGATCCTCGAGCTCTCATTCGCCCAGTTCCAGGCCGACCGCGCGGTCGTCGATCTCGCCCGCACCCTGCGCAAGCAGGAGGAGTCGATGGCCGGCTTCGAGCAGGCGATGCGCTGCCACCTCGGCGACTTCGGCGAGTACGCCGCACTCCGGCGTCGCATCGGCGAGATCGAGCGTCAGTCGTCGAAGGGCAACCCGACGCATGCGCAGCGCGATCGGATGCAGCGAGAGCTCACGGCGGCTCGCAAGGCGATGCGCGCGCACCCGTGCCACGGCTGCGCCGAGCGCGAGTCGCACGCCCGGTGGGCCGAGCGCTGGTGGCGGCTGAAGACCGAGCACGAGCAGCTCTCGCGGCAGATCCGAACCCGCACCGGCCAGGTCGCGAAGCGGTTCGACCGGGTCACCGAGGTGCTCGAGTCGCTCGGCTACCTCGACCGCGACGCATCCGGCGCGCTCGTCTCCACCTCGTCGGGGCGCATCCTGAAGCGCATCTACGGTGAACGCGACCTGCTCGTGGCGGAGTGCCTGCGGCGCGGCATCTGGGACGGCCTCGACGAGGCCGGCATCGCCGCGATGGCGGCATCACTCGTCTACGAGCCGCGACGCGACGACAGCAATGTCGAGTACCGGCTGCCCCGCGGTCGGTTCCGAGAGGCGTTCGAACGCACGACCGACACCTGGGCGGTGCTCGACGACATCGAGCGCGACCACCGGCTGCCCGGCAGCGAGGTGCCCTCACCCGCACTCGCATCGGCGATGCACGCGTGGGCGCGCGGCACGAGTCTCGGAACCGTGCTCGCCGATACCGAGCTCGCAGCCGGCGACTTCGTGCGCCTCTCGAAGCAGGTGGTCGACCTGCTCGACCAGGTCTCGATCGTCGCCGATGCCGAGCTCGGGGCGACAGCGCGATCCGCCATCGACGCCGTGCGGCGCGGAGTCGTCGCGTACGGCGCACCCGCATGA
- the lnt gene encoding apolipoprotein N-acyltransferase, with protein MPEKSHRPLLPLWGAVLAAAAGGFAYDLGFPGASIWPLAFVGIALALISLIGRSAWGAALVSLVFGLSFYLLQVSWTSLYLGPVPWLALSILEALFVAGGGVLIALAYRWLPRVSGSPWIRLVALPLLVAGLWCVREAAVGTMPYGGFPWARAALSQSESPFAQVVSWAGSTGLSFVMVAIVAGVIEWVRVAGWRRPATVLPVAALLAVSMLVPAWQTTPAGDLRVASVQGNGPSGYFDEREPGDVLAAQLAATEPILDEEGIDVLLWPEGGSDIDPTRSESVAGIFDRLGEELDAPIVLNTVTVRDDEYFNTSMLWRAGEGAVALYDKRHPVPFGEYIPDRDFWYALAPDLIGLVQRGYTPGTNAPVFDLGDAVTGLAICFDVIYDDVIWEGARDGAQLYMFQTNNADFRGTDENQQQLAIARLRAIETGRSVVNISTVGTSQVIDPSGRTIDSLPAYEQGAMVTDVELRDGLTPSVVLGSSVPVVIVIGSLAALIAAGIIARRRSRDRGGDDDAIGADAP; from the coding sequence GTGCCCGAGAAGTCCCATCGCCCCCTCCTGCCGCTCTGGGGCGCGGTGCTGGCCGCTGCAGCCGGCGGGTTCGCCTACGACCTCGGTTTTCCCGGCGCGAGCATCTGGCCGCTCGCGTTCGTCGGCATCGCACTCGCGCTGATCAGCCTCATCGGCCGCTCGGCGTGGGGGGCCGCCCTCGTCAGCTTGGTCTTCGGGCTCTCGTTCTATCTGCTGCAGGTCTCGTGGACCTCGCTCTACCTCGGCCCGGTGCCGTGGCTCGCCCTCTCGATCCTCGAGGCCCTCTTCGTCGCGGGCGGCGGCGTGCTGATCGCGCTCGCCTACCGGTGGTTGCCCCGGGTGAGCGGCTCACCGTGGATCCGGCTGGTCGCGCTGCCGCTGCTCGTCGCGGGCCTCTGGTGCGTGCGCGAGGCCGCCGTCGGCACCATGCCGTACGGCGGGTTCCCATGGGCTCGGGCGGCGCTCAGCCAGTCCGAGAGCCCGTTCGCCCAGGTGGTGTCGTGGGCCGGCTCGACGGGCCTCAGCTTCGTGATGGTGGCCATCGTGGCCGGGGTCATCGAGTGGGTGCGGGTCGCGGGGTGGCGCCGACCGGCGACCGTGCTGCCCGTCGCGGCGCTGCTCGCCGTGTCGATGCTCGTGCCCGCGTGGCAGACGACGCCGGCGGGTGATCTCCGGGTCGCGAGCGTGCAGGGCAACGGGCCCTCCGGCTACTTCGACGAGCGCGAGCCGGGCGACGTGCTCGCCGCGCAGCTCGCGGCGACCGAGCCCATCCTCGACGAGGAGGGCATCGACGTGCTGCTCTGGCCCGAGGGCGGTTCCGACATCGACCCGACGCGGAGCGAATCCGTCGCCGGCATCTTCGATCGGTTGGGCGAGGAGCTCGATGCGCCGATCGTGCTGAACACCGTGACCGTGCGCGACGACGAGTACTTCAACACCTCGATGCTCTGGAGAGCGGGGGAGGGCGCCGTCGCGCTGTACGACAAGCGGCACCCGGTGCCCTTCGGCGAGTACATCCCCGATCGGGACTTCTGGTACGCGCTCGCGCCGGATCTGATCGGTCTGGTGCAGCGCGGCTACACCCCCGGCACGAACGCGCCGGTGTTCGACCTCGGCGACGCCGTCACCGGGCTCGCGATCTGCTTCGACGTCATCTACGACGACGTCATCTGGGAGGGGGCGCGCGACGGCGCGCAGCTCTACATGTTCCAGACCAACAACGCCGACTTCCGCGGCACCGACGAGAATCAGCAGCAGCTCGCGATCGCCCGGCTCCGGGCGATCGAGACGGGTCGCTCGGTCGTGAACATCTCGACGGTCGGCACGAGCCAGGTGATCGACCCCTCGGGGCGCACGATCGATTCGCTGCCTGCCTACGAGCAGGGCGCGATGGTCACCGACGTCGAACTGCGCGACGGGCTCACGCCGTCGGTCGTGCTCGGCTCGAGTGTGCCGGTCGTGATCGTGATCGGTTCACTGGCGGCATTGATCGCCGCGGGCATCATCGCGCGCCGACGGTCTCGCGACCGCGGCGGCGATGACGACGCCATCGGAGCGGATGCGCCCTAG
- a CDS encoding RNA polymerase-binding protein RbpA, whose product MADRSLRGMRIGAQSLQSEDGVVFADRAEYAYRCETCGRETVMTFSTEAELPESWECKHCGASAVLLVDSKPVEIDRSGEKVARTHWDMLLERRTRAELEELLEERLSYLRARRGQKIGA is encoded by the coding sequence ATGGCGGACAGGAGCCTTCGAGGCATGCGCATCGGCGCACAGAGCCTGCAGAGTGAAGACGGCGTGGTGTTCGCAGACCGTGCGGAGTACGCCTATCGCTGCGAGACCTGCGGTCGCGAGACCGTGATGACGTTCTCGACCGAGGCCGAGCTGCCCGAGTCGTGGGAGTGCAAGCACTGCGGTGCATCCGCTGTGCTGCTCGTGGACTCGAAGCCGGTCGAGATCGACCGCTCGGGCGAGAAGGTCGCCCGCACCCACTGGGACATGCTGCTCGAGCGACGCACCCGTGCCGAGCTCGAAGAGCTGCTCGAAGAGCGGCTCAGCTATCTTCGCGCCCGTCGCGGCCAGAAGATCGGCGCCTAG
- a CDS encoding glycerophosphodiester phosphodiesterase family protein, with protein MVTAYFEPSRPRVLAHRGLALEAPENTLLAFAKAVAIGAEYVETDVHLSADGVAVVAHDPTLERVADRAVDVEKLTMAELRRIGLGNGQGFCSLEEALDAFPETRFNIDVKVESAVEATVASVAKTRAGSRVLLTSFSERRRRRLAALLPDTATSAGGAGVIRTRLASLTGSTSAMHRALHGARALQVPERIGVLPLVTDRFVAAVHRAGAEVHVWTINEPADMTRLLDLGVDGLVTDRADVALPLIAARS; from the coding sequence GTGGTCACCGCCTACTTCGAGCCGTCGAGGCCGCGAGTGCTCGCGCACCGCGGCCTCGCCCTCGAAGCGCCCGAGAACACCCTCCTCGCCTTCGCCAAGGCCGTCGCGATCGGAGCGGAGTACGTCGAGACCGACGTGCATCTGAGCGCCGACGGTGTCGCGGTGGTGGCGCACGATCCGACACTCGAACGCGTCGCCGATCGCGCCGTCGACGTCGAGAAGCTCACGATGGCCGAACTGCGACGCATCGGCCTCGGAAACGGGCAGGGATTCTGCTCCCTCGAAGAGGCGCTCGATGCGTTTCCCGAGACCCGGTTCAACATCGACGTGAAGGTCGAGAGCGCGGTCGAGGCGACCGTTGCCTCGGTGGCGAAGACCCGCGCCGGTTCGCGAGTGCTGCTCACGAGTTTCTCCGAGCGCAGACGACGACGCCTCGCGGCGCTGCTGCCCGACACGGCGACCTCCGCCGGCGGCGCCGGAGTCATCCGAACCCGCCTGGCCTCGCTCACCGGTTCGACGTCCGCCATGCACCGAGCACTGCACGGCGCCCGTGCACTGCAGGTGCCCGAGCGGATCGGCGTGCTGCCGCTCGTGACCGATCGCTTCGTCGCTGCCGTGCACCGCGCTGGAGCGGAAGTGCATGTCTGGACCATCAACGAACCCGCCGACATGACGCGACTGCTCGACCTCGGCGTCGACGGCCTCGTGACCGACCGCGCCGACGTCGCGCTCCCGCTCATCGCAGCGAGAAGCTGA